The nucleotide sequence AGCATAATCGGGGTGATCGGATGCGTTCCCGGAGTGATCGTAAACCCCCGACGGGTCATCTCCGTACGGAAGTAAGACGTATTCGACTCCAGCCGATCGCGAAGCTCCGTCGACTGGGTCAGCAATTCGAGTGCGGCAAGCGAGCCTGCTGCAATGATCGGTGCCAGCGTGTTGGAGAACAGATAGGGGCGAGACCGTTGACGCAGGAGATCGATGATCGGCTTTCGTCCGCTGGTGTATCCTCCACTCGCACCACCGAGTGCTTTGCCGAGTGTGCCCGTCAAGATATCAATACGGCCCATGACTCCCTGCAACTCGTGTGTTCCCCGCCCCGTGGTCCCGGTGAAGCCGACGGCGTGGGAATCATCGACCATCACCAGTGCATCGTACTTGTCGGCAAGTTCGCATACGCCGGGCAGGTTGGCATACAGCCCGTCCATCGAGAAGACGCCGTCGGTCGCGATCAGCTTGAAACGAGCCTTGGAATTCGTGGCTTCGATCAGCTTTGCTTCGAGGTCCGCGAGGTCGTTGTTTTTGTAGCGGAACCGCTGCGCCTTACAGAGGCGGACCCCATCGATAATACTCGCGTGATTGAGTTCGTCGGAGATGACAGCGTCTTCCGCGCCGAGCAGGGTTTCAAAAAGTCCTCCATTGGCATCGAAGCATGAGCTGTACAGAATCGTGTCGTCCGTTCCCAGGAACGTAGAGAGTCTGTCTTCCAGTTGCTTATGAACGCCCTGTGTTCCGCAGATGAAACGAACGGAAGCCAATCCGTAACCCCACTCATCGAGGCCCCGGTGGCCTGCCTCCCGAATGGCGGGGTGCTGTGCCAGTCCAAGGTAATTGTTGGCACACATGTTCAAGACGGGCTTCCCGTCCGCGACACGCACGAAGGTTCCCTGCGGCGTCGAGATAACGCGTTCATTCTTGTAAGTTCCCGCCGCTCGGATTCCATCGAGTTGGCGGGAAAGATGCTGCAGGAACGCTTCACTCATGGTTCAGCTCGCAAGGGAGTGGGGCGGCTTGAGGTGTCTTTCTACTAAAGTAGAGAGCCCTGTGCCGTGAGTCGAGTCACCTTGTCGGGTTTCTGATGCACACCCCGGATGTCGCGCGCTCGGCCGGCTCCCGAGTCACGTGCCCGTTCGTCAGAGGACTGTCAGAGGCGAGCCGCAACTCACGTCGGGTGATGAAGCGCGAGCGACTTGCCGGGGAAGCCCGGGCAGTACCCTGGAGATTTCCAGGTGCTTTCCTGAGGGAAATCCCCTGGTGCGACGTTCCACAAGCCTTGCGCAGGAGTCGCGCGCTGTGTGAGGGGATTGTTGAGGCTCGCGAGTACGAACCCTGTCGCGGGTGACGCTTTGTTACTGAAACCCGGATCCCTGACCGTCGCTGGCCCCAATGACTTTCCAGCCGCGGGTCACCGGATTGAAGTGGATGCGCCCCCCGCCGAGGGTCGCTTCACCGACCCGGGTGAGTCGCGCGGTCTGCTTGCCCTGTGCGTTGAGAATGTACAGTGACGTTGAACCGTCGTAGATGATCTCGTCGGCGGACGCCGTGAAGCGACGTCCATCAACCTGACCTTCGACTTCGGAATTCCCCCGGCAGATCATCTCACGGTACTCGACAGGGTTGGATTTCGACTTGGGGTGATTCAGGAACTCGAGCGAGCTGCAGCGGAGTGTTCCCGCGCGAGAGGGAAGGTTGTCTGGATCGACAATATCGTTCGGCGAATTGACCGGGCCATAAATCACTTCAACCCGGTCATCGATGGTGACACGTTGGCGGTCTGAGTTCCCACTCAAGTGCCCATCGACACGTCCTTCCAGTTTTCCCTCGAATTGAACGCGGGTGTAATCCCATTCTGAAATTTCCACCGGGATCGGGCGATTCGCCTGACTTGTCTCACGGGGTGAGATTGCATGGCTCCCCTTTTGTTGCCGGCGCCAGACCTGGACCTGACCTGGTCCCTGAGCTTCAATATCACCCGTTTCGTGATACCAGGTGAACTCACCGACCCGGCCACGATACTTGTCGACCAGTTTTCGTTCGACGTGGGTCGAATTTTCAAAACGGACGTTCTCACGGCAGCGAACCAGCCGAATCGCCGGTTCCTGCGTCATGTTGTCCGATTGAAATGAGAGTCGTTCCTGAAGCTGGACGTTCATCTGTTCGCACAGCATCGAGGCCTGTCCCAGTTTCGCTTCGACCCGGCCGACGAAACGGGCTTCG is from Schlesneria sp. DSM 10557 and encodes:
- a CDS encoding glycine C-acetyltransferase; the encoded protein is MSEAFLQHLSRQLDGIRAAGTYKNERVISTPQGTFVRVADGKPVLNMCANNYLGLAQHPAIREAGHRGLDEWGYGLASVRFICGTQGVHKQLEDRLSTFLGTDDTILYSSCFDANGGLFETLLGAEDAVISDELNHASIIDGVRLCKAQRFRYKNNDLADLEAKLIEATNSKARFKLIATDGVFSMDGLYANLPGVCELADKYDALVMVDDSHAVGFTGTTGRGTHELQGVMGRIDILTGTLGKALGGASGGYTSGRKPIIDLLRQRSRPYLFSNTLAPIIAAGSLAALELLTQSTELRDRLESNTSYFRTEMTRRGFTITPGTHPITPIMLGDAALAAKFADAMLAKGVYVIGFSYPVVPLGKARIRTQVSAAHTREDLEFAIQCFSEVKQELGI